One segment of Macrotis lagotis isolate mMagLag1 chromosome 1, bilby.v1.9.chrom.fasta, whole genome shotgun sequence DNA contains the following:
- the ANKRD9 gene encoding ankyrin repeat domain-containing protein 9, whose protein sequence is MPWDVKRQGGGLDAPSQSQKQCKKSSFAFYQAVRDLLPVWFLEDMRATEAFHWEEGGRASTYSPSEAMLYALVHDHQPYAHYLLAKFPRGALAVPSRNFSCCQSSSPHLALAVRYNRIHILRHILRTIRDFPDEERTHYLDRRGCNRVEEGKTSLHVACELARPECLFLLLGHGASPGLCDGAGNTPLDLLLRRVGQDTTATAPTTGDPLVLLDLLFLYMPPGSASPMQRELLSDRVRWQRLLGEEKFQWLAGLAPPSLFARAMQALVRSISPRRFPEALDELPLPPFLQPLDLKLKS, encoded by the coding sequence ATGCCCTGGGATGTCAAGCGACAGGGTGGTGGCCTTGACGCGCCATCCCAGTCCCAGAAGCAATGCAAGAAGTCGTCTTTTGCTTTTTACCAGGCAGTGAGGGACTTGCTGCCCGTGTGGTTTCTGGAGGACATGCGGGCCACTGAGGCCTTCCATTGGGAGGAAGGTGGACGGGCCAGCACCTACTCACCCTCTGAGGCCATGCTATACGCCCTGGTCCATGACCACCAACCCTACGCCCACTATCTGTTGGCCAAGTTCCCGCGGGGGGCTCTGGCAGTACCGAGCCGCAATTTCAGTTGCTGTCAGTCTTCGTCACCGCACCTGGCCTTGGCGGTCCGATATAACCGCATACACATCCTACGCCACATCTTGCGGACCATCCGCGACTTTCCAGATGAGGAACGTACTCACTACCTAGACCGCCGGGGATGTAACCGTGTGGAAGAAGGCAAGACCTCTCTGCACGTTGCTTGTGAGCTGGCCCGACCTGAGTGCCTCTTTTTATTGCTGGGCCATGGTGCTTCCCCTGGACTGTGTGATGGTGCTGGCAACACTCCCTTGGACTTGCTGCTCCGGCGGGTTGGGCAGGACACAACAGCCACAGCTCCGACCACTGGGGATCCTCTGGTCTTGCTCGACTTGCTCTTCCTTTACATGCCCCCAGGTTCTGCATCTCCCATGCAGAGAGAGCTGCTCAGTGACCGAGTCCGCTGGCAGCGCCTTCTCGGGGAGGAAAAGTTCCAGTGGCTCGCTGGCCTGGCCCCACCATCCCTATTTGCCCGGGCCATGCAGGCCCTTGTGAGGTCCATCTCGCCCCGGCGCTTTCCTGAAGCTCTGGATGAACTGCCTCTCCCACCATTCCTCCAACCCTTGGACTTAAAGTTGAAAAGTTAG